A window of the Lolium perenne isolate Kyuss_39 chromosome 7, Kyuss_2.0, whole genome shotgun sequence genome harbors these coding sequences:
- the LOC127311528 gene encoding probable transcriptional regulator SLK3 encodes MSGAPRSNLGLVPRDMNGSLPVSTTNSSGPSIGVSSLVTDGNSSLSGGAHFQQSTSMNADSFMRLPASPMSFSSNNISGSSVIDGSIMQQSPPQEQMQKRRSSSVTSQPVIGPAAAFHAHAQKKPRVDIRQDDILQHQLIQQLLQGQSSLQLQGQHNPQLQALLRQQKLLQYQQQQQHQLSQQFPQLQQSQVAIPLQPQLRPPLAQPAMQLAGPVRTPVESGLCSRRLMQYLYHKRYRPENNPITYWRKLIDEYFSPRARERWCVSSYDKRGNTSAAIPQISQDTWRCEICKTHAGKGYEATCEILPRLCQIRFDHGVKDEYLFLDMPNEFRLPNGLLLLEHTKVVLKSIYEHQHVTHEGHLRIIFTPELKIMSWEFCSRRHDEYITRKFLTEQVTNMLQVAQNYQAIANKNGPAGVSSDDARNTCNMFVSASRQLAKSIDHHSLNEHGLSKRYVRCLQISEVVNHMKDLIEFSHKNKLGPIEGLKNYSKQTGPKLAVQNMHDIKGVKTEMSPNVNNEVPGVGAIGNNLQSPAAQNSYQHILRSSSANQGLIQQEASQSAVAINNYQNMLRTSSANQGLLQQEASQNTAVLNNYHNVLRGSGANQSSHQQEASSMFKGPTAVHNGIQLEASRSFRAAQLGQFQHPMSFQQAMPQHQHNNFQGLGASPQFQQHVIHQLMQEAKNTNNRPLVQQQQQHQQRPSTPNANGGLSSGATITNSAASGEQAQHMNNGAAKGAAPVGIAAAPVGLTGPSNLINNSGAGIVQRSSSFKSVSSNPATTGGNATTPKAGESMHDLDELDHLITHELAESGLFMGEQWNL; translated from the exons ATGTCCGGGGCTCCACGCTCCAACCTTGGACTAGTTCCCAGGGATATGAATGGTAGCCTTCCAGTTAGTACTACGAATTCCTCTGGGCCGAGTATCGGTGTTAGCTCTTTGGTGACTGATGGCAACTCATCACTTTCCGGAGGTGCCCACTTTCAGCAAAGTACAAGCATGAATGCTGATTCATTCATGCGCCTTCCTGCCTCCCCGATGTCGTTTTCGTCCAATAACATCTCTGGCTCTTCAGTCATCGATGGCTCCATCATGCAGCAAAGTCCACCTCAAGAGCAGATGCAGAAGCGGAGATCATCTAGTGTAACATCTCAACCTGTGATTGGTCCTGCTGCCGCATTTCATGCTCATGCTCAGAAGAAGCCAAGAGTTGATATTCGGCAAGATGATATTCTCCAACACCAGTTGATTCAACAGCTGCTCCAAGGCCAGAGCTCTCTTCAGCTCCAGGGCCAACATAACCCACAGCTGCAAGCCTTGCTCCGGCAACAAAAACTGCTACAATATCAGCAACAACAGCAACATCAGTTGTCGCAGCAATTTCCTCAGCTTCAGCAATCTCAAGTTGCCATACCTCTGCAGCCGCAGTTGAGGCCGCCGCTAGCACAGCCGGCAATGCAGCTAGCCGGACCTGTTAGGACTCCCGTCGAGAGCGGGCTTTGTTCTCGAAGGTTAATGCAGTATTTATATCACAAGCGTTACCGGCCAGAG AATAATCCCATAACATACTGGAGGAAGCTTATTGATGAATATTTTTCCCCACGAGCAAGAGAAAGATGGTGTGTGTCATCATATGACAAGAGAGGGAATACTTCAGCTGCTATTCCGCAGATTTCTCAG GACACGTGGCGTTGTGAAATTTGTAAGACACATGCAGGGAAAGGATACG AGGCAACCTGTGAAATACTTCCTAGACTCTGCCAAATTAGATTTGACCATGGTGTTAAGGATGAATATCTATTCCTTGACATGCCCAATGAATTCCGGTTGCCCAATGGACTGCTGCTCCTGGAGCATACTAAAGTTGTTCTGAAGAGTATCTATGAGCACCAACATGTCACACATGAGGGGCATCTGAGAATAATATTCACCCCAGAACTAAAG ATTATGTCCTGGGAGTTCTGTTCACGGCGACATGACGAGTATATAACTCGCAAGTTTCTAACAGAACAG GTTACAAATATGCTGCAAGTTGCCCAGAATTACCAAGCTATTGCCAATAAAAATGGGCCTGCTGGGGTTTCGAGCGATGATGCACGAAATACTTGCAACAT GTTTGTGTCAGCATCACGACAACTAGCGAAAAGTATAGATCACCACAGCCTAAATGAACACGGGCTTTCTAAAAGATATGTTCGCTGCTTACAG ATATCAGAGGTGGTGAATCACATGAAGGATCTAATTGAGTTCAGCCACAAGAACAAGCTTGGTCCTATAG AGGGCCTGAAGAATTATTCCAAGCAAACTGGACCAAAGCTTGCGGTGCAGAATATGCATGACATAAAGGGCGTCAAAACGGAAATGAGCCCCAATGTGAATAATGAGGTTCCAGGTGTTGGAGCAATTGGTAATAATCTCCAGAGTCCGGCAGCACAAAACAGCTACCAGCATATTCTGAGAAGCTCAAGTGCAAATCAGGGTCTGATTCAGCAGGAGGCATCACAGAGTGCTGTTGCAATAAACAATTACCAGAATATGCTTAGAACCTCAAGCGCAAATCAGGGCTTGCTTCAGCAGGAGGCATCTCAGAATACTGCTGTGCTAAACAACTACCACAATGTGCTTAGAGGCTCAGGCGCGAATCAGAGTTCGCATCAGCAGGAGGCATCAAGTATGTTCAAAGGTCCTACAGCGGTGCATAATGGCATTCAGCTGGAAGCTTCTAGATCGTTCCGTGCAGCTCAACTTGGGCAGTTCCAGCATCCCATGTCGTTCCAGCAAGCTATGCCCCAGCACCAGCATAACAATTTCCAGGGCCTGGGTGCGAGCCCCCAATTCCAGCAGCATGTGATACATCAGCTGATGCAAGAAGCCAAGAATACCAACAACCGCCCTCtggtgcagcagcagcagcagcaccaacAACGTCCTAGCACTCCCAATGCAAACGGTGGTCTATCATCCGGAGCCACAATCACCAACAGTGCTGCTAGCGGAGAGCAGGCACAGCACATGAATAATGGCGCGGCAAAGGGTGCCGCTCCAGTGGGCATTGCCGCCGCTCCAGTGGGCCTGACGGGGCCTAGCAATCTGATCAATAACAGCGGAGCTGGCATCGTCCAGCGGAGTAGCAGTTTCAAGTCAGTGAGCAGCAACCCAGCCACCACTGGTGGGAATGCCACGACTCCAAAGGCTGGGGAGTCTATGCATGACTTGGATGAGCTTGACCACCTCATCACCCACGAGCTTGCAGAGAGCGGCCTGTTCATGGGAGAGCAGTGGAACCTGTGA
- the LOC127311529 gene encoding uncharacterized protein: MATVGPPGAFRRITVHYSTAGDEANNDSFLEFVIGDVLEDQESLYQSIMGARTPGASESSHHCHEESCTSRGSRSGETSRTSDEQIVADFEYARQLQEEMGDLTIETHTDDDEQDDISCVPSPSDTDDDDNGDDEEEAARQDDDSDNDDVDPDNMTYEQRQELVESVGNESRGLSDELMRYLVPWKYKSGSGFFSRKTNHDDCCSVCLSAFRNRESLITLPCKHSYHDGCITRWLKIDKTCPVCKYEVFGPS, encoded by the exons ATGGCCACCGTGGGTCCGCCTGGCGCCTTCCGGAGGATCACCGTGCACTACAGCACCGCCGGCGACGAAGCAAACAATGATAGCTTCCTCGAGTTTGTGATCGGTGATGTTCTTGAAGACCAG GAGAGCCTGTATCAATCGATCATGGGTGCAAGGACACCTGGTGCATCTGAGAGCTCACATCATTGTCATGAAGAGAGCTGCACTAGCAGGGGTTCAAGGTCAGGAGAgacctcaagaacttcagatgaaCAGATCGTGGCCGACTTTGAATACGCTAGGCAGCTGCAGGAGGAGATGGGGGATCTTACGATCGAAACGCATACGGATGATGACGAACAGGACG ATATAAGCTGTGTGCCTTCCCCATCTGACACCGATGATGACGATAatggtgatgatgaagaagag GCTGCTAGGCAAGATGATGACAGTGACAATGATGATGTTGATCCAGACAACATGACCTACGAG CAAAGGCAGGAACTTGTGGAATCAGTAGGAAATGAGAGCAGAGGTTTATCTGACGAACTCATGCGATATTTGGTGCCATGGAAGTACAAATCAGGATCAGGATTCTTCTCAAGGAAGACAAACCATGATGA TTGTTGTTCCGTGTGCCTATCAGCTTTCAGAAACAGAGAGAGCCTCATAACCTTGCCCTGCAAGCACAGTTACCACGATGGTTGCATTACTAGGTGGCTCAAGATCGACAAG ACATGCCCAGTCTGCAAATATGAAGTGTTTGGCCCTTCCTAG